A genomic window from Micromonospora sp. WMMA1947 includes:
- a CDS encoding acetyl-CoA carboxylase biotin carboxylase subunit, which translates to MFDKVLIANRGEIALRVLRACRELGVRTVVVHSSADADSLPVRLADEAVRIGPAASRRSYLNAAAIVEAARQTGAQAVHPGYGFLSEDADFAEICAENGLVFVGPPPQVMAALADKSTARALMSKAGLPLPPGSVRTLPTVAEAQEVAAEVGYPVIVKAAAGGGGRGMTVVRSAAELPRAYARTRAAAQVAFGDDRVYVERYLADARHVEVQVLCDSHGNGVHLGTRDCSVQRRHQKLIEEAPAPALRQATLDTVAEVALRGALSVGFTGAGTVEFLVDEAERCHFLEINCRIQVEHPVTEMISGIDLVQEQLHVAFGTPLRLRQSDVRLDGVAIECRVNVEDPDRDFAPAPGRLDRFRPPGGPFTRVDTHGHVGYLVSPHYDSLLAKVAVWAPDRDAALDRLDRALAEFDVAGPGVRTTIPFARRVLRDPAFRAARHTTALVERLLAPPADDTPPTSDALPTGDAPPAEAARAVVPDPRAAAEPDSRTPVSAVPAAGPTTWRNR; encoded by the coding sequence ATGTTCGACAAGGTGCTGATCGCCAACCGGGGCGAGATCGCGCTGCGGGTGCTGCGCGCCTGCCGGGAACTCGGCGTGCGCACGGTGGTGGTGCACTCCAGCGCCGACGCCGACTCGCTGCCGGTACGGCTGGCCGACGAGGCGGTACGGATCGGCCCGGCGGCCAGCCGCCGCAGCTACCTCAACGCCGCCGCGATCGTGGAGGCCGCCCGGCAGACCGGCGCGCAGGCGGTGCACCCCGGATACGGCTTCCTGTCCGAGGACGCCGACTTCGCCGAGATCTGCGCCGAGAACGGGCTGGTGTTCGTCGGCCCGCCGCCGCAGGTGATGGCCGCACTGGCGGACAAGTCGACCGCCCGCGCGCTGATGAGCAAGGCCGGGCTGCCGCTGCCGCCGGGCAGCGTACGGACCCTGCCCACCGTCGCCGAGGCGCAGGAGGTGGCCGCCGAGGTGGGCTACCCGGTGATCGTGAAGGCCGCGGCGGGCGGTGGCGGGCGCGGCATGACTGTGGTGCGTTCGGCCGCCGAGCTGCCCCGCGCGTACGCCCGCACCCGCGCCGCCGCGCAGGTCGCGTTCGGCGACGACCGGGTGTACGTCGAGCGGTACCTCGCCGACGCGCGCCACGTCGAGGTGCAGGTGCTCTGCGACAGCCACGGCAACGGCGTGCACCTGGGCACCCGGGACTGCTCGGTGCAGCGCCGGCACCAGAAGCTGATCGAGGAGGCGCCCGCGCCCGCGCTGCGGCAGGCCACCCTGGACACCGTCGCCGAGGTGGCGCTGCGCGGCGCGCTGTCGGTCGGCTTCACCGGCGCCGGAACCGTGGAGTTCCTGGTCGACGAGGCCGAGCGCTGCCACTTCCTGGAGATCAACTGCCGGATCCAGGTGGAACACCCGGTCACCGAGATGATCTCCGGCATCGACCTCGTGCAGGAACAGCTGCACGTGGCGTTCGGCACGCCGCTGCGGCTGCGCCAGTCCGACGTACGCCTGGACGGCGTGGCGATCGAGTGCCGGGTCAACGTGGAGGACCCGGACCGCGACTTCGCGCCCGCACCGGGCCGGCTGGACCGGTTCCGGCCGCCGGGTGGCCCGTTCACCCGGGTCGACACCCACGGCCACGTCGGCTACCTGGTCAGCCCGCACTACGACTCGCTGCTGGCGAAGGTGGCCGTGTGGGCGCCGGACCGGGACGCCGCGCTGGACCGGCTCGACCGGGCGCTGGCCGAGTTCGACGTGGCCGGTCCCGGTGTGCGTACCACCATCCCGTTCGCCCGGCGGGTGCTGCGCGATCCCGCCTTCCGCGCCGCCCGGCACACCACCGCCCTGGTGGAACGCCTGCTCGCCCCGCCCGCCGACGACACCCCGCCGACCAGTGACGCCCTGCCGACCGGCGACGCCCCACCGGCCGAGGCGGCGCGGGCCGTCGTGCCCGATCCGCGCGCCGCTGCCGAGCCGGACAGCCGTACCCCCGTCAGCGCCGTGCCCGCCGCCGGCCCGACCACCTGGAGGAACCGATGA
- a CDS encoding acetyl-CoA carboxylase carboxyltransferase subunit alpha translates to MTTTAPRDEQLWSRCDGCASLLYRKRLRRNLDVCPECGSHARLDAPDRVAQLADPDSFVPLPDRAVRVDPIEFVDELPYPHRLGAARAATGLDEAVLCGTARLGGHAVALAVMDFRFLGGSLGCAVGELITRTAERALADGVPLVLVTASGGARMQEGALSLMQMATVSQALAGMREAGLLTVSVVTDPTYGGVAASFATNTDLVLAESGARLGFAGPRVIRQVTGAKLPEGFQTAEYLLRHGQVDMVVPRHALRGRLAALLAAAEAGRRAPETAPAPRPPATAPTAAARPDRDPWETVRTARHPGRPTTLDYLETAFDGFVELHGDRLGADCPAVVGGIARLDGRPVMVIGHQKGHTTAELVTRNFGMASPAGHRKALRLMRLAARLRLPVVTLVDTPGADPGVSAEQQGQAAAIAENILALTVLPTPVVAVVTGEGGSGGALALAVADRVLMLEHAVYSVISPEGCAAILWPDSSAAPQAARALRLTGADLCRLGVVDELVPEPRPAAHADPGGAAELLRRAVAANLAPLLTVPPATLVRRRRQRFRRFGAARAAGPSPAASPAGGRAEVA, encoded by the coding sequence GTGACCACGACCGCCCCGCGCGACGAGCAGCTCTGGTCGAGGTGCGACGGGTGCGCGTCGCTGCTCTACCGCAAGCGGCTGCGTCGCAACCTGGACGTCTGCCCGGAGTGCGGCTCGCACGCGCGGCTGGACGCGCCGGACCGGGTGGCGCAGCTGGCCGACCCGGACTCGTTCGTCCCGCTGCCGGACCGGGCGGTACGCGTCGACCCGATCGAGTTCGTCGACGAGCTGCCGTACCCGCACCGGCTCGGCGCGGCCCGCGCGGCGACCGGCCTGGACGAGGCGGTGCTCTGCGGCACCGCCCGGCTGGGCGGGCACGCGGTCGCGCTGGCGGTGATGGACTTCCGCTTCCTCGGCGGCAGCCTCGGCTGCGCGGTCGGTGAGCTGATCACCCGGACCGCCGAGCGGGCGCTCGCCGACGGTGTCCCGCTGGTGCTGGTGACCGCGTCCGGCGGCGCCCGGATGCAGGAGGGCGCGCTGTCGCTGATGCAGATGGCCACCGTCAGCCAGGCGCTCGCCGGGATGCGGGAGGCGGGCCTGCTGACGGTCAGCGTGGTCACCGATCCCACGTACGGCGGCGTGGCCGCCTCCTTCGCCACGAACACCGACCTGGTGCTCGCCGAGAGCGGCGCCCGGCTGGGCTTCGCCGGGCCCCGGGTGATCCGCCAGGTCACCGGCGCGAAGCTGCCGGAGGGCTTCCAGACCGCGGAGTACCTGCTGCGGCACGGCCAGGTGGACATGGTGGTGCCCCGGCACGCGTTGCGGGGCCGGCTCGCCGCGCTGCTCGCCGCCGCCGAGGCGGGCCGCCGTGCCCCGGAGACCGCGCCCGCTCCGCGCCCGCCGGCCACCGCGCCGACCGCGGCGGCGCGGCCGGACCGCGACCCCTGGGAGACGGTACGCACGGCGCGGCACCCCGGCCGGCCGACCACACTGGACTACCTGGAGACGGCGTTCGACGGCTTCGTGGAACTCCACGGGGACCGGCTCGGCGCGGACTGCCCGGCTGTCGTCGGCGGCATCGCCCGCCTCGACGGCCGTCCGGTGATGGTGATCGGCCACCAGAAGGGACACACCACCGCTGAACTGGTGACCCGCAACTTCGGCATGGCCAGCCCGGCCGGGCACCGCAAGGCGCTGCGGCTGATGCGTCTCGCGGCGCGGCTGCGGCTCCCGGTGGTGACGCTCGTGGACACGCCCGGCGCGGACCCGGGGGTGAGCGCCGAACAGCAGGGCCAGGCGGCGGCGATCGCGGAGAACATCCTCGCGCTCACCGTGCTGCCCACGCCGGTGGTGGCGGTGGTCACCGGGGAGGGTGGCAGCGGTGGCGCGCTCGCGCTGGCGGTCGCCGACCGGGTGCTCATGCTGGAACACGCCGTCTACTCGGTGATCAGCCCGGAGGGCTGCGCGGCGATCCTCTGGCCGGACAGCTCGGCCGCCCCGCAGGCAGCCCGCGCGTTGCGGCTCACCGGCGCCGACCTGTGCCGCCTCGGCGTCGTCGACGAGCTGGTGCCGGAGCCGCGTCCGGCCGCCCACGCCGACCCGGGCGGCGCGGCCGAACTGCTGCGCCGCGCGGTGGCGGCGAACCTCGCCCCGCTGCTCACCGTCCCGCCGGCCACGCTGGTCCGCCGCCGCCGGCAGCGCTTCCGCCGCTTCGGCGCGGCCCGCGCGGCCGGACCGTCCCCGGCCGCCTCCCCGGCCGGTGGCCGGGCGGAGGTGGCGTGA
- the accB gene encoding acetyl-CoA carboxylase biotin carboxyl carrier protein yields the protein MADAEAEQVLDGLRRQARKLVADLAGPVRRVRLRSGESVLEVEWHDPAAPAQRAAEPAEALPARAAEPAARAAPVADRPTVRSPVVGTFYRAPEPGAMPFVAVGDLVRPGQVVGIVEAMKLMNEVTAGQAGRVVEVLVDDGKPVEYDQPLIALEPVTGRDS from the coding sequence ATGGCCGACGCCGAGGCCGAGCAGGTGCTCGACGGGCTGCGCCGGCAGGCCCGTAAGCTCGTCGCCGACCTGGCCGGGCCGGTACGCCGGGTGCGGCTGCGCAGCGGCGAGTCGGTGCTGGAGGTCGAGTGGCACGACCCGGCGGCACCCGCGCAACGCGCCGCCGAGCCGGCCGAGGCGCTTCCCGCGCGGGCCGCCGAGCCCGCCGCACGGGCGGCGCCGGTGGCCGACCGGCCGACGGTGCGCTCACCGGTGGTCGGCACGTTCTACCGGGCCCCCGAACCCGGCGCGATGCCGTTCGTCGCGGTCGGCGACCTGGTCCGCCCGGGCCAGGTGGTCGGCATCGTCGAGGCCATGAAGCTGATGAACGAGGTGACCGCCGGCCAGGCCGGACGGGTGGTCGAGGTGCTGGTCGACGACGGCAAACCCGTCGAGTACGACCAGCCGCTGATCGCCCTGGAACCGGTCACCGGACGGGACTCCTGA
- a CDS encoding SRPBCC family protein, which yields MTVAPDRPLAREITDILVTHCGLDPDAAAGAPAASLEELGMDSLALLELSAVVADRWRVKIPEQAGQLSIAGVADLVARKADPPGHTENAVEIAAPLPLVWEITNDVARWPELFTEYAVAEILHRDGDTVRFRLTMHPDENGVSWSWVSERTADPATREVHARRVETGPFEYMRIHWRYDETPGGTRMTWTQDFAMKPDAPVDNAGMTNRINTNSTIQLAVIKEKIERAHAGGAR from the coding sequence ATGACCGTCGCCCCCGACCGCCCGCTCGCCCGCGAGATCACCGACATCCTGGTCACGCACTGCGGCCTGGACCCGGACGCCGCCGCCGGCGCACCCGCCGCGAGCCTGGAGGAACTGGGCATGGACTCGCTGGCGCTGCTCGAGCTGTCCGCGGTGGTCGCCGACAGGTGGCGGGTGAAGATCCCCGAACAGGCCGGGCAGCTCAGCATCGCCGGCGTCGCCGACCTGGTGGCCCGCAAGGCGGACCCGCCCGGGCACACCGAGAACGCCGTGGAGATCGCCGCGCCGCTGCCGCTGGTCTGGGAGATCACCAACGACGTGGCCCGGTGGCCGGAGCTGTTCACCGAGTACGCGGTGGCGGAGATCCTGCACCGCGACGGCGACACGGTGCGTTTCCGGCTCACCATGCATCCCGACGAGAACGGCGTGTCGTGGAGCTGGGTCAGCGAACGCACCGCCGACCCGGCCACCCGGGAGGTGCACGCCCGGCGCGTCGAGACCGGCCCGTTCGAGTACATGCGCATCCACTGGCGCTACGACGAGACGCCCGGCGGCACCCGGATGACGTGGACGCAGGACTTCGCGATGAAGCCCGACGCACCGGTCGACAACGCCGGCATGACCAACCGGATCAACACCAACAGCACGATCCAGCTCGCCGTGATCAAGGAGAAGATCGAGCGGGCACACGCGGGAGGCGCGCGATGA
- a CDS encoding cupin domain-containing protein has protein sequence MTDTTTARVSVHDVPADRRRGGELRVLLGPKTVGSTSGFMGVATLAPGERIAEHYHPYSEEFLYVARGAITVDLDDVPVPVAAGEALYVPKDVRHRLRNTGDEPAEVVFHLGPLAPRPELGHVDTESAAPPPREPS, from the coding sequence ATGACCGACACCACCACCGCCCGGGTCTCCGTCCACGACGTACCCGCCGACCGCCGCCGCGGCGGGGAACTGCGGGTGCTGCTCGGCCCGAAGACTGTGGGCAGCACCTCCGGATTCATGGGCGTCGCCACGCTCGCGCCGGGGGAGCGGATCGCCGAGCACTACCACCCGTACAGCGAGGAGTTCCTCTACGTCGCCCGCGGCGCGATCACCGTCGACCTGGACGACGTGCCGGTCCCGGTCGCCGCCGGGGAGGCGCTCTACGTGCCCAAGGACGTGCGGCACCGGCTGCGCAACACCGGCGACGAGCCCGCCGAGGTGGTGTTCCACCTCGGACCGCTCGCCCCGCGCCCGGAACTCGGCCACGTGGACACCGAGAGCGCCGCACCGCCGCCACGGGAGCCGTCGTGA
- a CDS encoding beta-ketoacyl-[acyl-carrier-protein] synthase family protein — protein MTGRRTVVTGIGVVAPGGATRDRFWKTITEGRTATRRISFFDPSPFRSQIAAECDFDPDAAGITLAERQRADRYVQFALACSAEALADSGLTLTDAQRERAGVVLGTAVGGTMALEQEYVRVSDSGRQWLVDHALGGPYLYQALVPSSLAADVACRHGLHGPAQVISTGCTSGIDAIGYAHQLVADGEADVVLAGAADSPISPVTVASFDAIGATSPDNDDPEHASRPFDADRHGFVLAEGAAVLVLEEAEHARRRGAHVYCEVAGYASRSNGFHMTGLRPDGAEMAVAISDALRQARLAPTAVSYVSAHGSGTRQNDRHETAAFKRALGETAYRVPISSIKSMVGHSLGAIGSIEMAACALAIEYGVVPPTANWTTRDPECDLDYVPNEAREVPVDVALSVGSGFGGFQSAMVFRRLAAVPT, from the coding sequence GTGACCGGCCGGCGCACCGTGGTCACCGGGATCGGCGTCGTCGCACCCGGCGGCGCCACCCGGGACCGCTTCTGGAAGACGATCACCGAGGGACGCACCGCGACCCGGCGGATCAGCTTCTTCGACCCGTCGCCGTTCCGCTCGCAGATCGCCGCCGAGTGCGACTTCGACCCGGACGCCGCCGGGATCACGCTCGCCGAACGGCAGCGCGCCGACCGATACGTGCAGTTCGCGCTCGCCTGCTCCGCCGAGGCGCTCGCGGACAGCGGCCTCACCCTCACCGACGCGCAACGGGAACGCGCCGGGGTGGTGCTCGGCACCGCCGTCGGCGGAACCATGGCGCTGGAGCAGGAGTACGTGCGGGTCAGCGACTCCGGCCGGCAGTGGCTGGTCGACCACGCGCTCGGCGGGCCGTACCTCTACCAGGCGCTGGTGCCCAGCAGCCTGGCCGCCGACGTGGCCTGCCGGCACGGCCTGCACGGCCCGGCGCAGGTGATCTCCACCGGTTGCACCTCCGGCATCGACGCCATCGGGTACGCCCACCAGCTCGTCGCCGACGGCGAGGCCGACGTGGTGCTCGCGGGTGCCGCCGACTCACCGATCTCCCCGGTCACCGTCGCCTCGTTCGACGCGATCGGCGCGACCAGCCCGGACAACGACGACCCGGAGCACGCCTCCCGGCCGTTCGACGCCGACCGGCACGGGTTCGTCCTCGCCGAGGGGGCGGCGGTCCTGGTGCTGGAGGAGGCCGAGCACGCCCGCCGCCGGGGCGCGCACGTCTACTGCGAGGTCGCCGGGTACGCCAGCCGCAGCAACGGCTTCCACATGACCGGGCTGCGCCCGGACGGCGCGGAGATGGCGGTGGCGATCAGCGACGCCCTGCGGCAGGCCCGGCTCGCCCCGACGGCCGTGTCGTACGTCAGCGCGCACGGCTCCGGCACCCGGCAGAACGACAGGCACGAGACGGCCGCGTTCAAGCGGGCGCTGGGGGAGACGGCGTACCGGGTGCCGATCAGCTCGATCAAGTCGATGGTCGGCCACTCGCTGGGCGCCATCGGCTCGATCGAGATGGCCGCCTGCGCCCTGGCCATCGAGTACGGCGTGGTCCCGCCGACGGCGAACTGGACCACCCGCGACCCGGAGTGCGATCTGGACTACGTACCGAACGAGGCCCGGGAGGTGCCGGTGGACGTGGCGTTGTCGGTGGGCAGCGGGTTCGGCGGATTCCAGTCCGCGATGGTGTTCCGCCGGCTGGCGGCGGTGCCGACATGA